From the Bacillus sp. FJAT-22090 genome, the window CGTTAATTTCCGTTCCAGGCGGACGCTTTCCACCGGCATGGCTTCAGCCGCTTCCCTCGCTACGCTCAGTCCAGGGTCTTCAGCTCATGCTATTCCGGCTGGAGTCGCCGCCTTCCACTCCAATCAACTATTATCCGCTTTTCATTTAGGAAACCCTTATGCTATAAAAAAGCAAGTTTTTATCACTTACATTTTTTCAATTAGTATTTATAGAAAATCGTTGAAAAAGGCGACACTCCTGCGGGAATAGCGTTAGCCGAAGACACCGCAGCGCAGCGAGGAGGCTAAGGCAACGCCCGCGGAAAGGGAGACGTTTCAACGATTTTCTTATTCGGAGGCCATTATTTAGTAAAGACAATTTCTATAGACTTTTTCAGTGCCCTCGCTAAGTGCCTGCTTTTTCCACTGTTGCAAGGAAACTTTGTCAATGCAGGTATGTGTGCTTTTGAGAAAAACTTAATATGGTGTTTCTTCTATTTGAACAGTAAGTTCAGAGCTGTGATAGTTTTGATACGAAGTAATTAGTGTATCGATGTGTTCTAATTGCTCTTCATATTTTAAAATATTGGATAATATATGAAGTAAGTGATAAGTTGAAAATTCCTCTTCAATTTTAGTAACAGCAATTTGTTGGACAAAAATATCCATAACTTCTTGTCTTTGAATGAACGCTTGTGAACCGTTCCATTCTATATGCTCTGGTTTTAACTTCCCTATAAACTTCAAATGAAGCTGTTCATGATAAGTTAGGAGAGAATCTAAACGTTCCTTGATCATCATTCGAAAATGTTCGGGAAGTTCTAATAACTCGTTCTCATGGAGATGAAGTCTTTTTAAGACATCCAAGCTTTTATAGGAAACGGAGATTAGTTCTCTATAGATAACTAATTTTCTTCCTTTTGTATATGTTGCTTTTTTAGAATAGCCACGTTCTTCTTTAAAAAATGAATAGATCTGATCTATACGAGTTAATCGATCTTGTATTTGATTAATTGCTTGTTTTGTAGAGCTATGATCGGACGCATGTCTTACAGCAATTCGTATCCATCGTATAATCTCATCTTGCGTATAGTGAATGGCATTAAACAATTTCGTTTCGAATTTAGGAGGTATAAATATTAAATTCACCACAAATGCAGATACGACTCCGACAAGAATTGTTAAAAATCGTATTAAAGCAAATGTTAAAAAGTCATCACTTTGAACTTCCATTATCGCAATAACGGTTACGAGAGCTAAAGAAATTGTTTTTTCAAGTTTAAACTTCAGCATAATCATAATAGCAAATATTGCAGCAAAACCGACTGCAATAAAGTGATTTCCAAATACTAAGGCGAAAATAACGGCTATTGCAGCTCCGATTAAATTCGATTGTATTTGTTCAATAACAGTCAAATAGGATCTATATATTGAAGGTTGAACTGCAAATATCGCAGCTATTCCCGCAAAAACAGGGCTAGGAAGCTGGAGTAAATCTGCGATGAATAATGAAAAAACAATCGCTACTCCAGTTTTGAATACGCGAGCTCCTAATTTCATTTAATCCTATCCTTTCATTTTTGCAGGTTTCATGTAACTTTTACTTTAATTGTGCGAAAGCCTTGTTAACTGCAGCAATTGTATTATTAATATCTTCTTCTGTGTGTGCAGTTGTAATAAACCACGCTTCGTATTTAGAAGGTGCAAGATTAATACCTTCATTGAGCATAAGTTTGAAGAATTTGGCGAACATTTCACCATCTGTCGCTTCTGCTTGGTCGTAGTTTTCTACTTTTACATCGGTAAAATAAACAGAAAGTGCACCTTTTATTCGATTAATGGTGATTATTATATTATTTCTTTCTGCGGCTTCTAGAATACCTTCTT encodes:
- a CDS encoding FUSC family protein, which produces MKLGARVFKTGVAIVFSLFIADLLQLPSPVFAGIAAIFAVQPSIYRSYLTVIEQIQSNLIGAAIAVIFALVFGNHFIAVGFAAIFAIMIMLKFKLEKTISLALVTVIAIMEVQSDDFLTFALIRFLTILVGVVSAFVVNLIFIPPKFETKLFNAIHYTQDEIIRWIRIAVRHASDHSSTKQAINQIQDRLTRIDQIYSFFKEERGYSKKATYTKGRKLVIYRELISVSYKSLDVLKRLHLHENELLELPEHFRMMIKERLDSLLTYHEQLHLKFIGKLKPEHIEWNGSQAFIQRQEVMDIFVQQIAVTKIEEEFSTYHLLHILSNILKYEEQLEHIDTLITSYQNYHSSELTVQIEETPY